CTTTTGAACATTGTGTCGTGGTTACATAGAGAGATTGTCCAGGACTATGAAAAATTTTTGCCTGTGCGGTTACAGTCCCCAAACTATCAACGACAACACGTAACGGTTGATGAGGATAAAGCTCTCCAGAAGGTTTCCTTGCAGTTAATAGAGGATCATCTTGTAAAACAGTTTTGGATCCCACAACAATAGCCTGAGAACTAGCACGTAATCTACCTACATCAATGCGAGCTTCTGGGCAGGTGATCCACTGAGATTCTCCATCACTGTCGGCAGTCTGACCATCCAAAGTGGCAGCACTTTTAAGCACAATCCAAGGCTTATGGAAGGTACGTTGGTAGATATAAGATTTTAAAGACTCCTCAGCTTCTTCTTTACCTAAGCCTTGACAAACACGTATTCCTGCCTGTCTTAAAGTAAAAATTCCCTTACCGGCAACCCGATTATCAGGATCTAATAAAGCAACGTAAACAGTAGAAATTTTATGTTTGATTAATAGATTCACACAAGGAGGAGTCCTTCCATAATGACAACACGGTTCTAAAGTTACATAAACATCACTATCCTCTACAGATACGGATGTAGAGTTTATTGCATTTTCTTCCGCATGCGGGCGACCTTTTTTCTCATGATACCCCTCTCCTATGATTTGTCCATTTTTTACTATTACACAACCCACCCAAGGGTTAGGTGGGGCAGAAAATCTTCCCTTTTCTCCTAATTCTATAGCTCGATGCATAAAAAATAGTTGTTGCTCAGAGAAATCTTCCATATACTTTGCCTTTGTAAGAAAAGGTAATTAAAGAGATACAAGGATGTTGGATATAAAATTAATACGCAAGGCACCCGAAGAATGCGAAACCCGTCTTCGTAGGAAAGATCCCAATATTTCTCTTCTTCCTATTCTTGATTTGGACAAAGAAGTCCGCCAATTGAAAACAGACTCAGAATCCCTACAATCTCAAAGAAAACTGTTGTCTACACAAATCCATAAAGCCAAAGCTCAAGGTGAAAATGTATCTAATATGCTTGGCGAAGTTGAAAGTCTCTCTCAAGATTTGGGAAAACTAGAAGCCTTACTTGAAGAAAAGAACGCCGTTTTACAAGACCTTCTCGTACGCCTTCCTAATTACCCTGAAGAAGATGTTCCCGTATGTCCTGATAAATCAGGTAATCAAGTAATTAAAAGTGTAGGCTCTTTGCCAACATTTTCTTTCACTCCTAAACATCACGTTGAACTGAATCAAAAATTACAAATTTTAGATTTTAAACTTCCTGCAAAAACTTCAGGATCTGGATGGCCTGCTTATAAAAATCAGGGTGTTCTTTTAGAGTGGGCACTACTTACTTATTTATTAAATAAGCAAAGGGAACACGGATTTCAATTATGGCTCCCCCCTCTTCTTGTAAAACGCGAAATTCTTTTCGGCTCAGGACAAATTCCTAAATTTGACGGTCAATATTATCGTGTAGAAGATGGGGATCAATCTCTTTACCTGATTCCTACTTCTGAGGTTGTTCTTAATGGATTCCATTCTCAAGAAATTTTTAATGAGAAAGATCTACCTATATATTACGCAGCATGTACACCGTGTTTCCGTAGGGAAGCAGGAGCTGCAGGTGCTAACGAACGCGGACTTGTTCGTGTACATCAATTTAATAAAGTAGAGATGTTTGCTTTTGCTACTCCAGAACAAGCTAACCAGGCTTATGAAAAGATGCTTGCTGTTGTAGAAGATATTCTTACAGAATTAAAACTTCCTTACCGTTTATCTTTACTTTCCACAGGAGATATGTCCTTTACGGCATCAAAAACCATAGACGCTGAAGTTTGGTTACCTGGACAGCAATCTTACTATGAGGTTTCTTCTATCTCCCAATGTACAGATTTCCAATCACGTCGTTCAGAAACTCGTTATAAAGATAGTCAAGGGAAAATGCATTTTATTCATACCCTTAATGGTTCAGGTTTAGCAACACCTCGTTTATTTGTTGCAATTTTAGAAAATAATCAGCAAGAAGATGGCTCTGTAATTATTCCTGAAGTTCTACGTCCTTACTTAGGGAATCAGGAAGTATTATCACCTCAAAAATAGGATCTGTATTGAAAATATGAAAAAATCTAAGGCAATATAAACCATATACCGTACGGATAAGATTGATGAAGACTGATTATGACCATTTCAAAAACGGAACTCCTGAAGAACATCTCAAGACTGTTCGAGATCAACACGGAGTTTGTATTGGCGAACCCCATACAACAATAAAAGGCTTTTTCTATCATCTAGCAAGCGATGCCCTATCTACAGGTATATTCCTATTTTTCATCAGAACGCTCGCCTTTCTTCTTCCTATGTCTCAAGGAACACAAACAGAGATTCTATTTTCACTAGGATTGGGATGGATTTTTTATCGAGGCTGCCTGAAAGCAAAAAAAGCTTGGTCTTACATGGAGCTTTCCCATCGTTTTATGCTCCAGGAAAAAGAAGAAATAGAAAAACATCCCGAACAAGAACGTTTAGAACTCAACGTTATCTTTAAAAATCAAGGGTTCAAATCTCCCCTTCTTGAAGAAATGGTAGACTATGTCAGTTCTGATTCTATTCTCCTTCTTGATACTATGATCCGTGAAGAACTTCATATTTCTATGGAGGACTTTCCTCATCCTTTAAAACAAGGTGGGACACGTATGCTCGGAGGACTTATCGGTTTAATTTTCTTCTTACCACTAGTCCTCTGTTCTAGTTATACAGTAGCAGGTGTATTATCCGGAGTGCTTATCACTATACTCTCTGCAACAAAAGCAAAAATATTAGGAAATGATGTGATCACAGAAGTTGTCTGGGTTTTAGGTATTTTTATTACCTCCATAAGCATCGTTTGCACTTGTGTAAAATTTTTATAGAGCCCAGGTA
This portion of the Chlamydia crocodili genome encodes:
- the ribD gene encoding bifunctional diaminohydroxyphosphoribosylaminopyrimidine deaminase/5-amino-6-(5-phosphoribosylamino)uracil reductase RibD, with amino-acid sequence MEDFSEQQLFFMHRAIELGEKGRFSAPPNPWVGCVIVKNGQIIGEGYHEKKGRPHAEENAINSTSVSVEDSDVYVTLEPCCHYGRTPPCVNLLIKHKISTVYVALLDPDNRVAGKGIFTLRQAGIRVCQGLGKEEAEESLKSYIYQRTFHKPWIVLKSAATLDGQTADSDGESQWITCPEARIDVGRLRASSQAIVVGSKTVLQDDPLLTARKPSGELYPHQPLRVVVDSLGTVTAQAKIFHSPGQSLYVTTTQCSKDHIKNIEKLDVEILVTEPRNSRVNLHELISYLSTKHILQVLIEGGSILHTAFLRERLANALIIYLGPKIFGDQRKPLFGDLGYRLDSAQKILPKFSKVLGNSLKTCWEIVG
- the serS gene encoding serine--tRNA ligase yields the protein MLDIKLIRKAPEECETRLRRKDPNISLLPILDLDKEVRQLKTDSESLQSQRKLLSTQIHKAKAQGENVSNMLGEVESLSQDLGKLEALLEEKNAVLQDLLVRLPNYPEEDVPVCPDKSGNQVIKSVGSLPTFSFTPKHHVELNQKLQILDFKLPAKTSGSGWPAYKNQGVLLEWALLTYLLNKQREHGFQLWLPPLLVKREILFGSGQIPKFDGQYYRVEDGDQSLYLIPTSEVVLNGFHSQEIFNEKDLPIYYAACTPCFRREAGAAGANERGLVRVHQFNKVEMFAFATPEQANQAYEKMLAVVEDILTELKLPYRLSLLSTGDMSFTASKTIDAEVWLPGQQSYYEVSSISQCTDFQSRRSETRYKDSQGKMHFIHTLNGSGLATPRLFVAILENNQQEDGSVIIPEVLRPYLGNQEVLSPQK
- a CDS encoding VIT1/CCC1 transporter family protein, which gives rise to MKTDYDHFKNGTPEEHLKTVRDQHGVCIGEPHTTIKGFFYHLASDALSTGIFLFFIRTLAFLLPMSQGTQTEILFSLGLGWIFYRGCLKAKKAWSYMELSHRFMLQEKEEIEKHPEQERLELNVIFKNQGFKSPLLEEMVDYVSSDSILLLDTMIREELHISMEDFPHPLKQGGTRMLGGLIGLIFFLPLVLCSSYTVAGVLSGVLITILSATKAKILGNDVITEVVWVLGIFITSISIVCTCVKFL